In one Saccharibacillus brassicae genomic region, the following are encoded:
- the pgeF gene encoding peptidoglycan editing factor PgeF, translating into MTSMTEPFVRRTADNGAEVFDIAPWQRFDGLSAGFTGRGGGVSEGFRASLNCALHVGDDPAHVAENRSRVAEAAGFRFEDWTSGEQVHLAEIAIVTEEDRGRGRSDRDSAFPDTDGLLTNVPGILLTSFYADCTPLYVFDPVRQVIGLAHAGWKGTVAGIGRRLVERMGEQYGSRPDDVLAAIGPCIGERRYEVDEAVLGQVGVLLEKESGNGSRSLSDFSEDLGGGKALLNLKELNRHLMIRAGLRPENVLRTQWCTGSRTDLFFSHRQEKGQTGRMASWIGLREGGTLR; encoded by the coding sequence ATGACGAGCATGACGGAACCTTTCGTTCGCCGGACGGCGGACAACGGGGCGGAAGTATTCGATATCGCTCCGTGGCAGCGGTTCGACGGCTTGAGCGCGGGCTTCACGGGTCGCGGAGGCGGCGTCAGCGAGGGCTTCCGCGCCAGCCTCAACTGCGCGCTGCACGTCGGCGACGATCCGGCTCACGTAGCGGAGAATCGGTCGCGGGTCGCGGAAGCGGCCGGTTTCCGGTTCGAAGACTGGACGAGCGGCGAACAGGTGCATCTGGCCGAGATCGCTATTGTGACGGAAGAAGACCGCGGCCGGGGCCGGTCGGACCGCGACAGCGCGTTTCCCGATACGGATGGCCTGCTGACGAACGTGCCGGGCATTCTGCTGACTTCGTTCTACGCCGACTGCACTCCGCTGTACGTGTTCGATCCGGTACGGCAGGTGATCGGCCTTGCGCATGCGGGCTGGAAAGGCACGGTCGCCGGGATCGGCCGGCGGCTGGTCGAGCGCATGGGCGAGCAGTACGGCAGCCGGCCCGACGACGTTCTGGCGGCGATCGGTCCCTGCATCGGGGAACGCCGCTACGAGGTGGACGAAGCGGTGCTTGGGCAGGTCGGCGTTTTGCTGGAAAAGGAGTCGGGTAATGGTTCTCGTTCGCTGTCTGACTTTTCCGAAGATTTGGGCGGAGGCAAAGCGCTGCTTAACTTGAAAGAATTGAATCGACACCTTATGATAAGAGCAGGATTACGTCCGGAAAACGTGCTGCGCACGCAGTGGTGCACGGGCAGCCGGACCGATTTGTTCTTTTCGCATCGACAGGAAAAAGGACAGACCGGCCGAATGGCGAGCTGGATCGGATTACGAGAAGGAGGCACGCTCCGGTGA
- the ftsZ gene encoding cell division protein FtsZ, whose amino-acid sequence MLEFDFEMESLARIKVIGVGGGGSNAVNRMIENGVQGVEFITVNTDAQALHLAKSEHKLQIGDKLTRGLGAGANPDVGKKAAEESRELISNTLKGADMVFVTAGMGGGTGTGAAPVIAEIARECGALTVGVVTRPFTFEGRKRAAQAELGIEALKEKVDTLIVIPNDRLLEIVDKKTPMLEAFREADNVLRQAVQGISDLIAVPGLINLDFADVKTIMTERGSALMGIGEAAGENRAADAARKAIMSPLLETSIEGARGVIMNITGGSNLSLYEVNEAAEIVIEASDPEVNMIFGAIIDETMKEEIKVTVIATGFEHKPAPMKPLIRRPAAQQPEGGQPDRPQPQQPQRPAFEPQAGGDQLDIPTFLRNRSRQNND is encoded by the coding sequence ATGTTGGAATTCGATTTCGAAATGGAAAGCCTGGCGCGTATTAAAGTCATCGGCGTAGGCGGCGGAGGCAGCAATGCCGTCAACCGGATGATCGAGAACGGCGTTCAAGGCGTGGAGTTTATTACGGTCAACACGGATGCCCAGGCACTTCACCTGGCTAAGTCGGAACACAAGCTGCAGATCGGCGACAAGCTGACAAGAGGTCTTGGCGCGGGTGCCAATCCGGACGTCGGCAAGAAGGCGGCGGAAGAATCCCGCGAACTGATCAGCAATACGCTCAAAGGAGCGGATATGGTGTTCGTTACCGCCGGCATGGGCGGCGGCACGGGCACGGGCGCAGCTCCGGTTATCGCGGAGATCGCGCGCGAATGCGGTGCTTTGACGGTGGGGGTCGTCACGCGTCCGTTCACGTTCGAAGGCCGCAAGCGCGCTGCGCAGGCCGAACTCGGCATTGAAGCGCTCAAAGAAAAAGTCGATACGCTGATCGTCATTCCGAACGATCGCCTGCTTGAGATCGTCGACAAGAAGACCCCGATGCTGGAAGCGTTCCGCGAAGCGGACAACGTCCTGCGTCAGGCTGTTCAGGGCATTTCCGACCTGATCGCCGTTCCGGGTCTGATCAACCTCGACTTTGCGGACGTCAAGACGATCATGACCGAGCGCGGTTCCGCGCTGATGGGCATCGGCGAAGCGGCCGGCGAGAACCGTGCGGCGGACGCCGCGCGCAAAGCGATCATGAGCCCGCTGCTCGAGACGTCGATCGAAGGCGCCCGCGGCGTCATCATGAACATCACGGGCGGTTCGAACCTCTCGCTGTACGAAGTCAACGAAGCGGCCGAAATCGTCATCGAAGCTTCCGATCCGGAAGTGAACATGATCTTCGGTGCCATCATCGACGAGACGATGAAAGAAGAGATCAAAGTGACCGTTATCGCGACCGGCTTCGAACACAAGCCTGCGCCGATGAAGCCTCTGATCCGTCGTCCGGCGGCCCAGCAGCCCGAAGGCGGTCAACCCGACCGTCCTCAGCCGCAGCAGCCGCAGCGTCCCGCTTTCGAGCCTCAGGCCGGAGGCGACCAGCTGGATATTCCGACGTTCCTGCGGAACCGCTCGCGCCAGAACAACGACTAA
- the ftsA gene encoding cell division protein FtsA: protein MSSNDIIVSLDIGTSKVRAIIGEINNGTFNIIGVGSADSEGIRKGAIVDVDQTVQSIRGAVEHAERMVGIQITEVYVGISGSHIGLQSSRGVVTVSNEDREIGEDDIERVTKAAEVVALPPEREIIDVVAKQFVVDGLEGIQDPRGMIGSRLEVEATIVTGAKTAIHNLLRCVEKADLKVKELVLISLGAGQLALTKDEKTMRTALIDIGAGQATISVFESGHLTAVSTIPVGGEYVTNDIAYGLRTVTDQAEKVKLKYGCAMMADAAADVVFKVNRIGSTIEKEYTQEDLAAIIEPRVQEIFQLIHQEIQRMGYPDIPGGYVLSGGTVAMPGVLQVAQSELSASVRLAVPDYIGVRDPAFTSGIGILYSVIRKNRGRGNAAPGKKPVNRPKSNPAPETTQKTGFLEKLKNMFSEFI from the coding sequence TTGAGCAGCAATGACATCATTGTTAGTTTGGACATCGGTACATCCAAAGTTCGTGCTATTATTGGGGAAATCAACAACGGAACCTTTAATATTATTGGAGTTGGATCTGCCGATTCGGAAGGAATCCGAAAAGGCGCCATTGTTGACGTCGATCAGACCGTCCAATCGATTCGCGGCGCCGTGGAGCATGCCGAGCGAATGGTCGGCATTCAAATAACGGAAGTTTACGTCGGAATATCGGGCAGCCATATCGGGCTGCAGTCCAGCCGCGGCGTCGTGACCGTGTCGAACGAAGACCGAGAAATCGGGGAGGACGATATCGAGCGCGTAACCAAGGCGGCCGAAGTCGTGGCTCTTCCGCCGGAACGTGAAATCATCGATGTCGTTGCCAAGCAATTCGTGGTTGACGGCTTGGAGGGAATTCAGGATCCGCGGGGCATGATCGGATCCCGCTTGGAGGTGGAAGCTACGATTGTCACCGGCGCAAAAACGGCTATACATAACCTTTTGCGCTGCGTGGAGAAAGCCGACCTCAAGGTGAAAGAACTGGTGCTGATTTCCCTCGGGGCCGGCCAGCTGGCGCTTACCAAGGACGAGAAGACGATGCGTACGGCACTGATCGATATCGGAGCCGGCCAGGCGACCATTTCCGTCTTCGAAAGCGGCCATCTTACGGCCGTCTCGACGATTCCGGTCGGAGGCGAATACGTCACGAACGATATCGCTTACGGACTGCGCACGGTGACCGATCAGGCCGAGAAGGTCAAGCTGAAGTACGGATGCGCTATGATGGCGGATGCGGCGGCTGACGTCGTATTCAAGGTCAACCGGATCGGCAGCACGATCGAGAAGGAATATACGCAGGAAGACCTGGCTGCGATCATCGAGCCGCGGGTGCAGGAGATTTTCCAGCTTATTCATCAGGAGATTCAGCGCATGGGTTATCCGGACATTCCGGGCGGCTACGTGCTGAGCGGCGGAACGGTCGCGATGCCGGGGGTTCTGCAAGTTGCCCAAAGCGAACTGTCGGCGTCTGTCCGTCTTGCCGTGCCGGATTACATCGGCGTGCGGGACCCGGCCTTTACGAGCGGGATCGGCATTTTGTACAGCGTCATTCGGAAAAATCGCGGCAGAGGAAACGCAGCGCCGGGCAAGAAACCCGTCAATCGACCTAAATCCAATCCCGCACCGGAGACGACCCAGAAAACCGGTTTCCTAGAAAAGCTCAAAAATATGTTTAGCGAATTTATTTAA
- a CDS encoding cell division protein FtsQ/DivIB — translation MLKVVKPIENRESDTRKPRRGKRWKLGLILALLLAAGLSLIFFRSSLSRIQQIEVEGNVYVDRSAVIEAAGLRIGGQFFGSSAESVEQRVVANLNAVEKVTVDKNFPGTVRLIVDEYDPVAYELLEDGSIQALLGSGAEIKLRDQGLPAEKPMLTEWAGREEEKAKLCRVLDSVPDSLLADLSEIMPWPSEAYPDKIRIYTRSRFEVETTVALLKEKLEILGGITETQAPGMIKMLEANDLVPFVSTEDGENGVISP, via the coding sequence ATGCTTAAAGTAGTCAAACCGATCGAAAACCGAGAGTCGGACACCCGGAAGCCGCGCCGCGGGAAACGCTGGAAGTTGGGGCTGATCCTTGCCTTGCTGCTGGCAGCCGGGTTAAGCCTGATCTTTTTCCGTTCTTCGTTGAGCCGCATTCAGCAGATCGAGGTCGAAGGCAACGTGTACGTCGACCGTTCGGCGGTGATCGAAGCGGCGGGACTGCGGATCGGCGGCCAATTTTTCGGATCGAGCGCGGAGAGCGTCGAGCAGCGGGTCGTAGCGAATCTGAACGCGGTCGAAAAAGTGACGGTGGACAAAAATTTTCCGGGCACGGTGCGGCTGATCGTCGACGAATACGATCCGGTCGCGTACGAACTGCTGGAAGACGGCAGCATTCAGGCGCTGCTCGGCAGCGGCGCGGAGATCAAGCTGCGCGATCAGGGGCTGCCGGCCGAGAAGCCGATGCTGACGGAGTGGGCCGGACGGGAAGAAGAGAAGGCGAAGCTGTGCCGCGTGCTGGATTCGGTGCCCGACAGCCTGCTGGCCGACCTGTCCGAGATTATGCCCTGGCCGTCGGAGGCTTATCCGGACAAGATCCGGATCTACACGCGCTCGCGGTTCGAGGTGGAGACGACCGTCGCGCTGCTGAAGGAAAAGCTCGAAATTTTGGGCGGAATTACCGAAACGCAGGCGCCGGGCATGATCAAAATGCTCGAAGCCAACGATTTGGTTCCTTTCGTGAGTACGGAAGACGGAGAGAACGGCGTGATCTCGCCCTAA
- the murG gene encoding undecaprenyldiphospho-muramoylpentapeptide beta-N-acetylglucosaminyltransferase has product MRVVLTGGGTGGHIYPALAIAEQLKADKPDTEFLYVGGKRGLENTIVPATGMRFETLDITGFRRSLSADNIKTVLRFLRGVQASSELLEKFKPDVVIGTGGYVCGPVVYAAHKLRIPTLIHEQNAIPGLTNRFLSRYVNTVAVSFDGTQDQFPKARRVMYSGNPRATTVHSADAAEGFRLLGLPQETPVVLVVGGSIGAKAINEAMLQMVPDIVRMPDVHFVYVTGKRYYEEAKRTLEEAPWVTPSNLHVLPYVERMPEVLAASTLVVSRAGASFLAEVTSLGIPAVLIPSPNVTNNHQEVNARALEEDGAAIVILERELGGESLFAAVEAVMRDEYLRTRMAERSAELGKPDSAVVIATELRKLAVRAQAIRRGVL; this is encoded by the coding sequence ATGCGTGTCGTATTGACCGGCGGCGGGACCGGCGGACATATTTATCCCGCCCTCGCCATTGCCGAGCAGTTGAAGGCGGACAAGCCGGATACCGAATTTTTGTACGTCGGAGGAAAAAGGGGACTGGAGAACACGATCGTGCCCGCCACGGGCATGCGTTTCGAGACGCTGGACATCACCGGGTTCCGCCGCAGCCTTTCGGCCGACAACATCAAGACCGTGCTGCGCTTTCTGCGCGGCGTGCAGGCTTCTTCGGAACTGCTGGAGAAGTTCAAGCCCGACGTCGTGATCGGGACCGGCGGCTACGTGTGCGGCCCGGTCGTCTACGCGGCCCACAAGCTGCGCATTCCGACGCTGATTCACGAGCAGAACGCGATTCCCGGATTGACGAACCGCTTCCTCAGCCGCTACGTGAACACGGTGGCGGTCAGTTTCGACGGGACGCAGGATCAGTTCCCCAAAGCCAGACGTGTCATGTACAGCGGCAATCCGCGTGCCACGACCGTGCACAGCGCCGATGCGGCGGAAGGATTCCGCCTGCTCGGCCTGCCGCAGGAAACGCCGGTCGTGCTCGTGGTCGGAGGCAGTATCGGCGCCAAAGCGATCAACGAAGCGATGCTGCAGATGGTGCCGGACATCGTGCGCATGCCGGACGTGCATTTTGTGTACGTGACAGGCAAAAGATACTACGAAGAAGCCAAAAGAACGCTGGAAGAGGCGCCGTGGGTGACGCCTTCCAATCTGCATGTGCTGCCTTACGTGGAGCGCATGCCCGAGGTGCTGGCCGCTTCGACGCTCGTGGTTAGCCGCGCGGGTGCTTCGTTCCTGGCGGAAGTGACGTCGCTCGGCATCCCGGCGGTATTGATTCCGTCGCCGAACGTCACGAACAATCACCAGGAAGTGAATGCCCGCGCGCTGGAAGAAGACGGCGCGGCCATCGTCATTTTGGAGCGCGAACTCGGCGGAGAAAGTCTGTTCGCCGCTGTCGAAGCGGTCATGCGCGACGAATATTTGCGCACCCGCATGGCGGAACGGTCGGCGGAACTCGGCAAGCCGGACTCCGCGGTCGTCATTGCGACCGAGCTTCGCAAGCTTGCCGTGAGGGCCCAGGCGATTCGCCGGGGCGTCTTGTGA
- the murD gene encoding UDP-N-acetylmuramoyl-L-alanine--D-glutamate ligase — protein sequence MEHPKQYANREVVVLGLARSGVSAAKTMHAFGANVTVNDRKTREESPEASALEELGIKVVCGGHPDDLIHSEVALVIKNPGIPYSSPPIAAALALGIEVVTEVEVAYYLSAAPMIGITGSNGKTTTTTWIGEILKSAGLNPIVAGNIGTPLCDAALDAQPDDWLVVELSSFQLKGTLKFAPRIACLLNVAETHLDYHGSMEDYSSSKAKIFVNQTPEDVSIVNWDDPFCRDLVPYLKGRVFPFSMTEELTLEGVYASPAYPADGSGDNADRRIVYRDASGTVHELIRTEEIRLAGTYNVANAMAACAAAIAAGVEPAALRAPLAAFGGVEHRLEALGTFGGLSYYNNSKATNSQATLTALSAFEAPVVLIAGGLDRGSDYEELLPGLQSKVKALVTFGETRSTIAGVARRAGVGEVSVVEPLGDAADTLRAAVAEAQRLAEAGDTVLLSPACASWDMFASFEERGRLFKEAVRSISE from the coding sequence ATGGAACATCCAAAACAATATGCAAACCGCGAAGTCGTCGTGCTGGGCCTTGCGCGCAGCGGCGTATCGGCGGCCAAAACGATGCACGCTTTCGGCGCGAACGTGACGGTAAATGACCGGAAAACGCGCGAAGAAAGCCCCGAAGCTTCCGCGTTGGAAGAACTGGGAATCAAAGTGGTGTGCGGCGGCCATCCCGACGACCTGATTCATTCGGAAGTCGCGCTGGTAATTAAGAACCCGGGCATTCCGTACTCGTCGCCTCCGATTGCCGCCGCGCTTGCGCTCGGGATCGAGGTCGTCACCGAGGTGGAAGTGGCTTATTATCTCTCGGCCGCTCCGATGATCGGGATTACCGGTTCGAACGGCAAGACGACGACGACGACGTGGATCGGCGAGATTCTGAAGTCCGCCGGCCTGAACCCGATCGTCGCCGGCAATATCGGCACGCCGCTGTGCGACGCCGCGCTCGATGCGCAGCCGGACGACTGGCTCGTCGTCGAATTGAGCAGTTTCCAGCTCAAAGGCACGCTCAAGTTCGCGCCGCGTATCGCCTGCCTGCTGAACGTGGCGGAGACGCATCTGGATTATCACGGTTCCATGGAAGACTACTCGTCGTCCAAAGCGAAAATTTTCGTCAACCAGACGCCGGAAGACGTCAGCATCGTCAACTGGGACGATCCGTTCTGCCGGGATCTGGTTCCGTATCTCAAAGGGCGGGTATTCCCTTTTTCGATGACCGAGGAACTGACGCTCGAAGGCGTGTACGCTTCGCCCGCCTATCCGGCGGACGGCAGCGGCGATAACGCCGACCGCCGAATCGTCTACCGCGACGCGTCGGGAACGGTGCACGAGTTGATCCGCACCGAAGAGATCCGCCTTGCGGGCACGTACAACGTGGCGAACGCGATGGCGGCCTGCGCCGCGGCGATCGCGGCCGGGGTCGAACCCGCCGCGCTCCGGGCGCCGCTTGCCGCGTTCGGAGGCGTGGAACACCGCCTGGAAGCGCTCGGCACTTTCGGCGGCCTGTCGTATTACAACAACTCGAAAGCGACCAACTCCCAGGCGACGCTGACGGCGCTGTCGGCGTTCGAAGCGCCGGTCGTCCTGATCGCGGGCGGACTCGATCGCGGTTCCGATTACGAAGAGCTGCTGCCGGGATTGCAGTCCAAAGTCAAAGCGCTCGTCACTTTCGGCGAGACGCGCAGCACGATCGCCGGCGTCGCGCGCCGCGCGGGCGTGGGCGAGGTCTCGGTCGTCGAACCGCTGGGCGACGCGGCGGACACGCTGCGGGCCGCGGTCGCCGAAGCGCAGCGCCTCGCCGAAGCCGGCGACACGGTGCTGCTGTCGCCGGCCTGCGCCAGCTGGGACATGTTCGCTTCGTTCGAAGAACGGGGACGGCTGTTCAAGGAAGCGGTCCGTTCGATATCTGAATAG
- the mraY gene encoding phospho-N-acetylmuramoyl-pentapeptide-transferase, with protein MDLQLLFLTAAVSFLLAVLAGPLCIPLLQRLKFGQQVRGEGPQAHLKKAGTPTMGGIVILLAFTLSFAKFSVINTEFYVLLTATLGFGLVGLLDDWIKIVRKRSMGLTSLQKLAGQLVFSAIVCWLLIDSGHSTALSVPGTSISLDWGGWFYYPFIVLMLLAISNAVNFTDGVDGLLSAVSAPALGAYALIAMQATQFPAALGASAMAGAVLGFLVYNAHPAKVFMGDTGSLGIGGALGAVAILTKQEFLFLLIGGVFVIELLSVVIQVISFKTRGKRIFKMSPIHHHYELSGWSEWRIVAVFFGVALLLAALGLYLGKGL; from the coding sequence ATGGACCTGCAGCTGCTTTTCCTGACCGCCGCCGTCTCGTTTCTGTTGGCCGTGCTGGCCGGTCCCCTGTGCATCCCTCTGCTGCAGCGCCTGAAATTCGGGCAGCAGGTACGGGGGGAAGGTCCGCAGGCCCATCTCAAAAAAGCGGGAACGCCCACGATGGGCGGGATCGTGATCCTGCTGGCGTTCACGCTGTCTTTTGCCAAGTTTTCTGTCATCAATACGGAGTTTTACGTGCTGCTGACCGCGACGCTCGGGTTCGGCCTGGTCGGATTGCTGGATGATTGGATCAAAATCGTGCGGAAGCGTTCCATGGGCCTCACTTCGCTGCAAAAGCTCGCCGGGCAGCTGGTCTTCTCCGCGATCGTCTGCTGGCTGCTGATCGATTCGGGCCACAGCACGGCGCTGTCCGTTCCCGGCACTTCGATCTCGCTCGACTGGGGCGGCTGGTTCTATTATCCGTTCATCGTGCTGATGTTGCTGGCGATCTCCAACGCGGTGAACTTTACCGACGGCGTGGACGGACTGCTCTCCGCGGTCAGCGCGCCGGCGCTCGGCGCGTACGCGCTGATCGCCATGCAGGCGACCCAGTTTCCGGCCGCGCTCGGCGCGTCGGCGATGGCGGGAGCCGTTCTGGGCTTTCTCGTCTACAACGCGCATCCCGCGAAAGTGTTCATGGGAGATACCGGCTCGCTCGGGATCGGCGGAGCGCTTGGCGCCGTGGCGATTCTGACCAAGCAGGAATTTTTGTTTCTGCTGATCGGCGGCGTGTTCGTCATCGAACTGTTGTCCGTCGTGATCCAGGTGATCTCGTTCAAGACGCGGGGCAAGCGGATTTTTAAAATGAGTCCGATTCATCATCATTACGAGCTGTCCGGCTGGTCGGAATGGCGGATCGTTGCCGTATTCTTCGGCGTCGCTCTGCTTCTGGCCGCGCTCGGGCTGTATCTCGGCAAGGGGCTGTAG
- a CDS encoding UDP-N-acetylmuramoyl-tripeptide--D-alanyl-D-alanine ligase: MERTLGRIADMCGGRLLRAADADKPIAGVVIDSRKLGERSLFVPLGGSNVDGHEFVAGALEAGAASLWQRGRAGAPEGALIEVDDVLEALQRLASAYLQESGAKVVGITGSNGKTTTKDMVYALLDTKLRVHKTQGNFNNHLGLPLTLLSMPEQTEVVVLEMGMSDLGEIALLARIAPPDVAIVTNIGESHLLNLGSRHNIARAKLEIAAGTKPGGLLICSGDEPLIPQVLEEIKADLPQDLRIFTFGADAASDDYPIGMKPEGGGMAFSARSEGEARFAIPVLGSHNVGNALAAMAAAREFGIDAERMKTGLANLRLTGMRIERLTGVSGLALFNDAYNASPTSARAAIDVLAGLQGFASRVLVLGDMLELGADERRYHREVGRYAADAGIDAVYAYGPLSADAAEGARENMAPDRVHAFTDKAAMIAHLRAHLKSEDAVLFKASRGMRLEEAVQALQSEPLTGENGV, encoded by the coding sequence ATCGAACGGACACTCGGCCGGATAGCCGATATGTGCGGCGGCCGTCTTCTCCGGGCGGCCGACGCGGACAAGCCGATCGCGGGCGTCGTTATCGATTCCCGCAAGCTGGGCGAACGCTCGCTGTTCGTACCGCTCGGCGGTTCGAACGTGGACGGGCACGAGTTCGTGGCCGGGGCGCTGGAAGCCGGCGCGGCTTCTTTGTGGCAGCGCGGCCGGGCCGGTGCGCCCGAAGGCGCGCTGATCGAAGTGGACGACGTGCTGGAGGCGCTGCAGCGCCTCGCTTCGGCCTATCTGCAAGAAAGCGGCGCCAAAGTCGTCGGCATTACCGGCAGCAACGGCAAGACGACGACCAAAGATATGGTGTACGCGCTGCTGGATACCAAGCTGCGCGTCCATAAGACGCAGGGCAACTTCAACAACCATCTGGGGCTGCCGCTGACGCTGCTGTCCATGCCGGAGCAGACGGAAGTCGTCGTGCTGGAGATGGGCATGAGCGATCTCGGCGAGATCGCGCTGCTTGCGCGTATCGCGCCGCCGGACGTGGCGATCGTAACCAATATCGGCGAATCCCACCTGCTGAATCTGGGCAGCCGGCACAATATCGCGCGCGCCAAGCTTGAAATCGCCGCGGGAACGAAGCCCGGCGGGCTGCTGATCTGCAGCGGGGACGAGCCGCTGATCCCGCAGGTGCTGGAAGAGATCAAGGCCGATCTGCCGCAGGATCTGCGGATCTTCACGTTCGGCGCGGACGCTGCCAGCGACGATTATCCGATCGGCATGAAGCCGGAAGGCGGCGGCATGGCGTTCTCGGCGCGAAGCGAAGGCGAAGCCCGCTTTGCGATTCCGGTACTCGGCAGCCATAACGTGGGCAATGCGCTCGCGGCGATGGCGGCGGCCCGGGAATTCGGCATCGACGCCGAGCGCATGAAGACCGGCTTGGCGAATCTGCGCCTGACCGGCATGCGCATCGAACGCTTGACCGGCGTGTCGGGACTTGCCCTGTTCAACGATGCCTACAACGCAAGTCCCACGTCCGCCCGCGCGGCGATCGACGTGCTGGCCGGGCTACAGGGCTTCGCTTCCCGCGTGCTCGTGCTCGGCGACATGCTCGAGCTCGGCGCAGACGAACGCCGGTACCACCGCGAAGTCGGCCGGTATGCCGCGGATGCGGGGATCGACGCGGTATACGCGTACGGCCCGCTGTCCGCGGACGCCGCCGAAGGCGCGCGCGAGAACATGGCGCCGGACCGCGTGCACGCGTTTACCGACAAGGCGGCGATGATTGCGCATCTGCGCGCGCATCTGAAGTCCGAAGACGCGGTACTGTTCAAAGCTTCGCGCGGCATGCGGCTGGAAGAAGCGGTACAGGCGCTCCAGAGCGAGCCTTTGACCGGGGAAAACGGAGTCTGA
- a CDS encoding UDP-N-acetylmuramoyl-L-alanyl-D-glutamate--2,6-diaminopimelate ligase codes for MRLQQLATNLITARLIGSGETECTGIEIDSRKVSSGDLFICLPGFTVDGHDYAKQAEAQGAVALVVERELDTQLPQLLVRDSRMAMAVLANAFFGEPSRAMRMIGVTGTNGKTTTTYLIERIMQDHGVKTGLIGTIEMRYDGETFPMSGTTPESLGLQRSLADMSGRGVECCIMEVSSHALEQGRVKGTDYRTAVFTNLTQDHLDYHHSMEEYRAAKGLFFSRLGNALPADPSQRKYAVLNADDAASAEFAKATAAEVVTYGVENDCDVRASAIKITAQGTFFHVDTFKGSADVQLRMVGKFNVYNALAAISAALIEGVALEEIKASLEAVAGVDGRVEAVDAGQPFAIIVDYAHTPDGLENVLRTVVEFAEKRVLCVFGCGGDRDRTKRPIMGRIAVKYSDMAFVTSDNPRTEDPDAILRDIEAGLIEDGVDRSRYTLVVDRAEAIRLAVAEAQPGDVVLIAGKGHETYQLVGKQVLDFDDRIVAAEAVRGVAK; via the coding sequence ATGCGATTGCAGCAGTTGGCTACAAACTTGATTACCGCGCGTCTGATCGGCAGCGGAGAAACCGAATGTACGGGGATCGAGATCGATTCCCGCAAAGTCTCTTCCGGCGACTTGTTTATCTGCCTGCCGGGCTTCACGGTAGACGGACACGATTACGCCAAACAGGCGGAAGCGCAAGGTGCGGTCGCGCTCGTCGTCGAGCGCGAGCTGGACACGCAGCTGCCGCAGCTGCTCGTTCGCGACAGCCGGATGGCGATGGCCGTCTTGGCCAACGCGTTCTTCGGCGAGCCGAGCCGCGCGATGCGCATGATCGGCGTCACCGGAACGAACGGCAAGACGACGACGACCTACCTGATCGAGCGGATCATGCAGGATCACGGCGTCAAGACGGGACTGATCGGCACGATCGAGATGCGCTACGACGGCGAGACGTTCCCGATGTCGGGCACGACGCCGGAATCGCTTGGCCTGCAGCGCTCGCTCGCGGACATGTCAGGGCGGGGCGTGGAATGCTGCATCATGGAAGTGTCTTCGCACGCACTGGAGCAGGGACGCGTCAAAGGGACCGATTACCGCACGGCGGTCTTCACGAACCTGACGCAGGATCATCTCGATTACCATCATTCGATGGAAGAGTACCGCGCAGCCAAAGGGCTGTTCTTTTCCCGGTTGGGCAACGCGCTTCCGGCGGACCCGTCGCAGCGCAAATACGCCGTGCTGAACGCGGACGACGCAGCTTCGGCGGAATTCGCCAAAGCGACAGCGGCCGAAGTCGTGACGTACGGCGTCGAGAACGACTGCGACGTTCGCGCTTCGGCGATCAAGATCACGGCCCAGGGCACGTTTTTCCACGTTGACACGTTCAAAGGCTCGGCCGACGTCCAGCTGCGCATGGTCGGCAAGTTCAATGTCTATAACGCGCTGGCCGCCATTTCGGCGGCCCTGATCGAAGGCGTGGCGCTGGAGGAGATCAAAGCCAGCCTCGAAGCTGTCGCCGGCGTCGATGGCCGCGTCGAAGCGGTCGATGCGGGGCAGCCGTTCGCGATCATCGTCGATTACGCGCATACGCCGGACGGACTGGAGAACGTGCTGCGCACCGTGGTCGAGTTTGCCGAGAAGCGGGTGCTGTGCGTCTTCGGCTGCGGCGGCGACCGCGACCGGACCAAACGTCCGATCATGGGCCGCATCGCGGTCAAATACAGCGATATGGCGTTCGTCACGTCGGACAATCCGCGCACGGAAGATCCCGACGCCATCCTGCGCGACATCGAAGCGGGCCTCATCGAAGACGGCGTCGATCGAAGCCGGTACACGCTCGTCGTGGACCGCGCCGAAGCGATCCGCCTCGCCGTGGCGGAAGCGCAGCCCGGCGACGTCGTGCTGATCGCGGGCAAAGGGCATGAGACCTACCAGTTGGTCGGCAAACAAGTGCTGGACTTCGACGACCGGATCGTCGCGGCGGAAGCGGTAAGGGGAGTCGCGAAGTGA